GGAAGTCCGGGTGCGCGCAGTTCTTGATAATGAGCCGTGCACGGTCTTCGGAAGCAAGCCCGCGGAGATCGGCAAGGCCCTGCTCCGTCACGAAGATCTGCGTGTCGTGTTCCGTATGGTCCACGTGGCTCACGTAGGGCACTATGCTAGAGATGGCGCCACCCTTCGCGACCGAAGGCGTGAGGAAGAACCCGAGGGCACAGTTGCGTGCGAAATCCGCAGAACCGCCGATGCCGTTCATCATCGCCGAGCCGCACACGAGGCTGCTATTCACGTTCCCGAAGATATCCGCCTCGAGGGCGGTGTTCATCGAGATGACGCCCACGCGGCGAATGATGTCGGGGCTGTTGCTCACCTCTTGCTGGCGGAGCACGAAATGCTTCTTCCAGTCGGCCGCATTCTGTACAAACTCGCGCTGGGCACCTTCGGACAACGTAAGCGCCGTACCGGAAGCGACACCGAGCTTGCCGTTCTTGAGTAGCGGAAGCACCGCCTCCTGGATGACCTCGGTAAACAGGTCGATGCGTCCGAGACGTTCGTCGTTCGCCATCGCGCAGAGGACCGCGTTCGCGACCTTCCCGACTCCGCTCTGGTAGGCCATTCCCTTCGGGAGCCTGCCGTGCGATTCCTCGAACCGGATAAAGTCGAGGATGCGTTCGCCGATGTTGCGCGAAACGTCGTCGGATTCAACAAACGGGGTCACCTCGTCGTAGCCGTCATTCTCGACGACCGCGACGACCTTATTCACATCAATCTTCACGAACTCGTCGCCCGCGCGGTCACCCGCACCGTATATCGCGAGCGGCCTTGCATGCGGGGCCAGTTCCGGGAGGGCGTTGTCGTGGATTCCCATGCAGCTGTCGCCCAGGCGGGTGTTGAGTTCCAAAATAATCTTCGGCGCCATGTCGAGGTAGCAGACCGAATTTCCGCCGGAAGTAGAAAGGCACACGCGGCCATCGGGCAGTATGGCGCTCACCTCGATAATCGCAACCGTAGGCGCGGGCACGGCACCCGTGCGCACGAGGTAGCCCATCTTCCCGAGGTGGGCGTCGATATAGCGGATGCTCCCGTCGTTTATTCCCTTGCGGAGGCTCGGGTTGCTCTGGTAGGGCATGCGCAGCTTGAGCGCACCTGCGCGGGCCAGGGCCCCGTCGCAGCTGTCGCCGGTCGATGCGCCCGCATAGAGCGTTACCTGGAAAGGCGTGCCGGCAGCATGCAACATCTCGGCACGGGCAGCGAGCGCGAGGGGAACCGCCTTCGGGTAGCCCGCGAGCGTAAAGCCCGAAACTCCGAGAATATCGCCATCC
This genomic stretch from uncultured Fibrobacter sp. harbors:
- a CDS encoding acetyl-CoA hydrolase/transferase C-terminal domain-containing protein codes for the protein MNWITSKKCSAEDAAAMIQDGDILGVSGFTLAGYPKAVPLALAARAEMLHAAGTPFQVTLYAGASTGDSCDGALARAGALKLRMPYQSNPSLRKGINDGSIRYIDAHLGKMGYLVRTGAVPAPTVAIIEVSAILPDGRVCLSTSGGNSVCYLDMAPKIILELNTRLGDSCMGIHDNALPELAPHARPLAIYGAGDRAGDEFVKIDVNKVVAVVENDGYDEVTPFVESDDVSRNIGERILDFIRFEESHGRLPKGMAYQSGVGKVANAVLCAMANDERLGRIDLFTEVIQEAVLPLLKNGKLGVASGTALTLSEGAQREFVQNAADWKKHFVLRQQEVSNSPDIIRRVGVISMNTALEADIFGNVNSSLVCGSAMMNGIGGSADFARNCALGFFLTPSVAKGGAISSIVPYVSHVDHTEHDTQIFVTEQGLADLRGLASEDRARLIIKNCAHPDFREPLMDFLEYGLRHAKGKHLPLALDRAFEMHNRFLETGKML